The following nucleotide sequence is from uncultured Draconibacterium sp..
ATAAGCATATTAGACGAAAGTTCACTAGTTTCAATTAGTGAAAACGGATAATTGACATATATCAATTATCTGCTTGCTCAATATCAATTTAGCCATTCTGTTATATCACTGTTCCCCCTATAGTTCATAATAGTTATCCTACTACTTTTATCTCCTAAAGAGTAATAACAAATATAATTACCTAATATACTACGTTATGAATTACAAATCTATCTCAAAATTATTCATGCTAGGATTTATTCTGGCATTCATGTTTTCATCATGTACAAAGGAAGGGCCTATGGGACCTGCCGGTGCTGACGGTACTAACGGAACAAACGGAACCGATGGAACTGACGGTGTTGATGGAATAGCATTCTGTCTGGAATGTCATACCAGTACAACTATCGATATGCTGACTGCTGACTGGGCTGGTTCTGGGCACGCATCAGGAAGCTCACTTGGAAGAGGAGGAAGTGCTAGCTGTGCTCCATGTCACTCAGGTGTTGGCTTCGTTGCATCGTTGAACAATATGGAAGACTTATCCAAGTCTCCGATTGGATGTGAACATTGCCACAGTCACGGGGAACCCCCTGTTTTTCAGGATGAAAATGGAGATCCTGTTTTTATGATGACTACAGCAGCCGTTAAATTAATGATTGACCAATCGAGAGTTATTGATTTGGAATCAAACGCTAACTTGTGTGTTAACTGTCACCAACCAAGAACCGCTTCTCCTATTGATGAAGATCAGTATGACAATGATGGTGTAATAATAGATCCAGCCGGAGATGGAATGTATACTATTACCAGCTCACATTACGGGCCACACCATAGTCCGCAAAGTATGTTACTTGAAGGATGGGGTGGATACGAATTCCCTGGATCAATAACATATCCGGGTACCAAAGCACATCCTCACCGAAATTCAGCCGATTGTATTACCTGCCACATGGAAAATACAAATCATAATTTTACTGTTCCTGAAGTTACAGCTTGTGCAACTTGCCACGGCGACATTCCTGATTACAACGTAAACGATAAAATAACAGAGGTTCACACTTTACTGGATGAACTTGCTGAGCTATTGGAAGCAAAAGGTATACTTCATGATGGTCATGTGGTTACCGGAACGTATCCGGTTGATGTTGCAGGTGCCTTTTATAATTATGCCGTTATTGAAGAAGACCAAAGTGAAGGTGTTCACAACCCAACATATGTTGAAGCGCTTCTTACAAATACCATAGAAGCATTAAGCGAATAAACTGCCGCTTGTTAATCAAAAGAAATAGAGCGAAAAGACTTCTCTCGGGAAGTCTTTTTTTTCACAAACTTGAATATTATTATGAAAGCACTAAAAATTATATTATCAATATTCGTTATGGGGTTGATTTTTGGTGGTTGTGCGTACAATTGGATTCTTGAAGAAGAGGCGGTTGATCCGACTGATCCAGATGCTCCTGAAGTTTCGTTCTCAGCTCAAATCGTTCCGATTTTCTCTTCAAAATGCATTACGTGCCATTCCACCGGTGGTCAAAGCCCTGACCTTACTTCTGACAATGCGTATTCTTCGATAAACAGCAGCCGCTATATAAACACCTCAGATCCGGCATCAAGTCTGATTTATACAAAGCCCATGGGGAGCCATTCACAAACATATTCTACAGCTGAAGCGGCATTGGTGCTTACCTGGATAACGCAAGGAGCTCAAAACAATTAAAAACCTAAACTGATAATGATGAAAAAATACATATTGATTCTGATTATTTTAGGAGTAACTTTTTCCAGCTCATTTGCTCAGGAAGAGGAAGCAGATCCGGTTTACGCTTTTAACAGCGGTATACTGATTGATGCACAAACTTCGTATATTCCTGATGCACGTACACTGGAATTTGTTATTCAACACAAATTCGGTTCAATTGAAAACGGGAAATCCAACTTGTGGGGAATTTATGGAAGTTCTAATATAAGGTTAGGACTAAACTATGTTCCTATCAAAAATTTCCAAATCGGTGCAGGTATTACCAAAAAGAACATGTACACCGATTTCAGTGCAAAGTGGAAAGTACTTCAGCAAAAAACCAGCGGTATGCCCATATCATTTACCTTATTTGGAAATGTTGCCATCGACGGAAGAGATGCTGATTTAATTGGAACGGGACAAGTTGTAGATACCAAAGGACAAACATTGCCTAAGTATATCGATTTTAACGATAGACTGTCTTATTTCTCGCAAGCAATGGTTACCCGTAAATTTGGCGATTGGGCTGCATTACAGGCCGCCGCAAGTTTCACCCACTACAACATGGCTGGATGGGATTACAATCACGATGTAGTAGGACTACATTTTAGTGGAAGAATTAAATTCTCACCACAGGGATCATTTATATTCAACTACGACAAACCACTTAAGATTGATAACATAACAGAACAATACACCTGGGATACACATGCGAAGGAAAATGTGTCAGTTGGTGTTGAATTCTTTACATTCACCCACGCTTTCCAGATTTATGTCGGATCGGCACAGGGAATTTTACCACAGGATATGATGATGTACAACCAAAATGATTGGACAAACAAGAAAGGTTTGGCCATTGGTTTTACCATAACTCGTATCTGGATGTTCTAATCGATTAAAATGTAAAAATGATAAAGATGGTAATATCCGAAAAAAGTGATATTACCATTTTTCATTCAATAAAGTTATTGCAAAACTTCAGATCTATTTACACGATTTAACCCATGAAATATTTCATTCCATTACAAATCCTGATGCTTTTGACGATTACGTTAAAAAGTTTCGGGCAATTTTACGACGATCCCAAAAGCCACGATTGTTTAAAGTGTCACTCCCAGCAAACCTATTCATTCCATAACGACATGATGGATACGGAGGAGAAACGACTGATGAATCCTTATCTGATAATCGATACCTTGAGATTACGTTCAGGTGTTCATCAAACTTTCGATTGCACGGATTGTCACTCATTCGACTATACAACCTATCCGCATGCTGCATCGTTAAAGCTGGAACCAATGATGACCTGTCTGGATTGCCATGCAGGAGATGAGTCGTTTGCAAAATATGAGTTTGAAAAGATTGACGAAGAAGTTAATAAAAGTATACACCGCCAGAGTTTTGGCGATAACTTTACCTGCTCAAAATGCCATAACCAACACTACTACTCTACCACTGCCCGCACAAGTAGCAGTATTGTTGAGATTGTTGAAAACAGTAACAACATGTGTTTATCGTGCCATAACGATATGAAAAAATATAGCCTGGTATCCGGCGATTTAAAAGCTGCCGTTGTTGATATTCACGACTGGCTGCCTAACCAGGAGCTCCATTTTAAGCACGTGCGTTGTATCGAATGCCATACCGCCGTTGAAGACGATTTAATGGTTTCGCACAACATCCTTTCGAAAGATCAGGCAGTACGCCGTTGTGCCGAATGTCACTCTGCCAATTCATTGCTAAAAGCATCGTTATACAAATACCAGAATCTGCAGGAAAGAGCCGAAGACGGCACTGCACTCGG
It contains:
- a CDS encoding DUF5777 family beta-barrel protein, translating into MKKYILILIILGVTFSSSFAQEEEADPVYAFNSGILIDAQTSYIPDARTLEFVIQHKFGSIENGKSNLWGIYGSSNIRLGLNYVPIKNFQIGAGITKKNMYTDFSAKWKVLQQKTSGMPISFTLFGNVAIDGRDADLIGTGQVVDTKGQTLPKYIDFNDRLSYFSQAMVTRKFGDWAALQAAASFTHYNMAGWDYNHDVVGLHFSGRIKFSPQGSFIFNYDKPLKIDNITEQYTWDTHAKENVSVGVEFFTFTHAFQIYVGSAQGILPQDMMMYNQNDWTNKKGLAIGFTITRIWMF
- a CDS encoding cytochrome c3 family protein; translated protein: MKYFIPLQILMLLTITLKSFGQFYDDPKSHDCLKCHSQQTYSFHNDMMDTEEKRLMNPYLIIDTLRLRSGVHQTFDCTDCHSFDYTTYPHAASLKLEPMMTCLDCHAGDESFAKYEFEKIDEEVNKSIHRQSFGDNFTCSKCHNQHYYSTTARTSSSIVEIVENSNNMCLSCHNDMKKYSLVSGDLKAAVVDIHDWLPNQELHFKHVRCIECHTAVEDDLMVSHNILSKDQAVRRCAECHSANSLLKASLYKYQNLQERAEDGTALGVLSNENYVIGSHQIPILKTISLLIFFAAFAGIIIHVIFRIIIKKK